In a genomic window of Tripterygium wilfordii isolate XIE 37 chromosome 8, ASM1340144v1, whole genome shotgun sequence:
- the LOC120003835 gene encoding phosphoinositide phosphatase SAC2-like isoform X1 — MASGTMIPAESEQNSYYLQKFRLYETRSNFYMVGRDKNRTFWRVLKIDRLEPCELNILEDSTMYTESECFDLLRQIHEGNRSTGGLKFVTICYGIVGFIKFLGPHYMLLITKRRKLGTICGQTIYAIAKSEMIPIPNPTVLSKMTNSKNENRYKKLLCTVDLTKDFFFSYSYNIMHSLQKNLCQNETGQGHYETMFVWNEFLTQGIQNNLKNTLWTVALVYGFFKQVKLSVSGRDFKLTLIARRSRHYAGTRYLKRGVNEKGRVANDVETEQILFEDVPEGCPVHISSVVQNRGSIPLFWSQETSRLNLKPNILLSKKDQNYEATRLHFENLVKRYGNPIIILNLIKTREKKPREAILRAEFADAIKYINKGLSQENRLRFLHWDLHEHSRNKAINVLALLGRVAAYALNLTGIFYCPAVANFFYKELPNSSYVEKSDCDFSQNLTSKDKAAGNLESEVTSAVGDASGNHSIKGLLFQNGVLRTNCIDCLDRTNVAQYAYGLMALGRQLHVLGFIESPDIDLDNPLAEDLMRVYETMGDTLALQYGGSAAHNKIFSESRGQWKAATQSQEFLRTLQRYYSNAYMDAEKQDAINMFLGHFQPQKGKPALWELDSDQHYNVGALGPNFDDENSRLSLKRSHSEGNLQSDSDTLVGETIADHSKPLLAKGQGVDNGLSESTPERSSCESELSYSRYTPLMASRRLFGELEIDPFFEREEICYDEHGDACSCSNFLDMDWLSSSGNSCEENIYDRSTAGPSSENLENELKTETTTSSSESGSSLKGRNQTGNEQLPNEISDGYSENFLHWVNNGGMLFL, encoded by the exons ATGGCATCTGGAACTATGATTCCTGCAGAATCCGAACAGAATTCTTACTACCTTCAGAAGTTCAGGCTCTACGAGACTCGCTCG AACTTCTATATGGTGGGGAGGGACAAAAACAGAACCTTTTGGAGGGTGCTAAAGATTGACAGACTTGAGCCATGTGAACTAAATATTCTTGAAGATTCTACAATGTACACGGAAAGTGAATGCTTTGATCTACTAAGGCAGATACATGAGGGAAATAGATCTACCGGCGGTCTCAAATTTGTCACCATCTGTTATGGAATAGTTG gattcattaaatttttgggaCCCCATTACATGTTGCTGATTACTAAAAGAAGGAAGCTCGGTACCATCTGTGGCCAGACAATATATGCCATTGCAAAAAGCGAGATGATTCCTATTCCAAATCCTACTGTGCTGTCCAAAATGACTAATTCTAAGAATGAGAACAG ATACAAGAAACTCCTATGCACAGTGGACCTTACAAAGGACTTCTTTTTCAGCTACTCATACAATATCATGCATAGTCTTCAAAAGAATCTGTGTCAGAATGAGACTGGACAAGGTCACTACGAAACAATGTTTGTTTGGAATGAGTTCCTAACTCAAGGAATCCAGAATAACCTGAAGAATACTCTTTGGACGGTTGCATTAGTATATGGCTTCTTTAAACAG GTCAAGCTTTCGGTATCTGGCAGGGACTTTAAGTTGACTCTCATTGCCAGGCGCTCGCGTCATTATGCTGGCACGAG ATATTTGAAACGTGGTGTGAATGAGAAGGGTCGAGTGGCTAATGATGTTGAGACGGAACAGATTCTGTTTGAAGACGTTCCTGAAGGATGTCCTGTGCATATTAGTTCTGTTGTACAAAATCGGGGTTCGATCCCACTCTTCTGGTCCCAGGAAACTTCGCGATTGAATCTTAAACCAAATATTTTAT TATCAAAGAAGGACCAAAATTATGAGGCAACGAGACTTCATTTTGAAAATCTAGTAAAGAGATATGGAAATCCtataattatattgaatttgataaag ACACGTGAGAAGAAACCTCGAGAAGCTATTTTACGTGCAGAGTTTGCAGATGCCatcaaatatataaacaaaggTTTATCCCAGGAAAATCGACTGAGGTTTCTTCACTGGGATCTACACGAACACTCGAGAAA cAAAGCTATCAATGTGTTGGCACTTTTGGGCAGAGTGGCTGCATATGCATTGAACTTAACTGGCATCTTTTACTGTCCAGCAGTCGCAAATTTTTTCTATAAGGAACTGCCAAACTCATCTTACGTTGA GAAAAGTGATTGTGACTTCTCTCAAAACCTTACCAGTAAAGACAAGGCTGCAGGAAACTTGGAGTCAGAAGTTACGAGTGCCGTTGGTGATGCAAGTGGAAATCACAGTATCAAAGGCCTTTTGTTTCAGAATGGGGTCTTGAGAACCAATTGTATAGACTGTCTGGATCGCACAAATGTTGCTCAATATGCCTATGGCTTGATGGCTCTTGGACGTCAGCTACATGTTTTAGGATTTATAGAATCCCCAGATATAGATCTGGACAATCCATTGGCGGAGGACTTAATGAGAGTTTACGAGACTATGGGTGACACACTCGCACTGCAGTATGGTGGGTCCGCTGCCCATAACAAG ATATTTTCTGAGAGTAGAGGTCAGTGGAAAGCAGCCACTCAATCCCAGGAGTTTTTGAGAACGTTGCAGCGTTACTACAGTAATGCTTACATGGATGCTGAGAAACAAGATGCCATCAACAT GTTCTTGGGTCACTTTCAGCCACAAAAGGGTAAACCTGCACTATGGGAATTGGATTCAGACCAACATTACAATGTAGGCGCACTAGGTCCTAATTTTGATGATGAGAATTCTAG GTTATCATTAAAGAGATCACATTCTGAGGGAAATCTTCAATCTGATAGTGATACACTTGTGGGTGAGACAATTGCGGACCACAGTAAGCCTTTACTCGCTAAGGGACAAGGAGTTGACAATGGTCTTTCAGAGTCCACTCCAGAGAGATCAAGTTGTGAAAGTGAATTATCCTATTCAAG GTATACTCCCTTAATGGCTAGCAGAAGGCTTTTTGGAGAATTGGAAATTGATCCATTTTTTGAAAGGGAAGAAATATGTTATGATGAACATGGGGATGCATGTAGCTGCTCAAATTTTCTTGATATGGACTGGCTCTCTTCATCTGGGAATTCATGCgaagaaaatatatatgacaG GTCTACTGCTGGCCCATCTTCTGAGAATCTGGAGAATGAACTAAAAACGGAGACCACTACATCCTCGAGTGAGTCTGGATCCAGTTTAAAG GGAAGAAATCAAACTGGGAATGAGCAGCTTCCGAATGAAATTTCGGATGGATACTCTGAGAACTTTTTGCACTGGGTAAATAATGGAGGGATGCTGTTCCTCTGA
- the LOC120003835 gene encoding phosphoinositide phosphatase SAC2-like isoform X3 produces MPQNFYMVGRDKNRTFWRVLKIDRLEPCELNILEDSTMYTESECFDLLRQIHEGNRSTGGLKFVTICYGIVGFIKFLGPHYMLLITKRRKLGTICGQTIYAIAKSEMIPIPNPTVLSKMTNSKNENRYKKLLCTVDLTKDFFFSYSYNIMHSLQKNLCQNETGQGHYETMFVWNEFLTQGIQNNLKNTLWTVALVYGFFKQVKLSVSGRDFKLTLIARRSRHYAGTRYLKRGVNEKGRVANDVETEQILFEDVPEGCPVHISSVVQNRGSIPLFWSQETSRLNLKPNILLSKKDQNYEATRLHFENLVKRYGNPIIILNLIKTREKKPREAILRAEFADAIKYINKGLSQENRLRFLHWDLHEHSRNKAINVLALLGRVAAYALNLTGIFYCPAVANFFYKELPNSSYVEKSDCDFSQNLTSKDKAAGNLESEVTSAVGDASGNHSIKGLLFQNGVLRTNCIDCLDRTNVAQYAYGLMALGRQLHVLGFIESPDIDLDNPLAEDLMRVYETMGDTLALQYGGSAAHNKIFSESRGQWKAATQSQEFLRTLQRYYSNAYMDAEKQDAINMFLGHFQPQKGKPALWELDSDQHYNVGALGPNFDDENSRLSLKRSHSEGNLQSDSDTLVGETIADHSKPLLAKGQGVDNGLSESTPERSSCESELSYSRYTPLMASRRLFGELEIDPFFEREEICYDEHGDACSCSNFLDMDWLSSSGNSCEENIYDRSTAGPSSENLENELKTETTTSSSESGSSLKGRNQTGNEQLPNEISDGYSENFLHWVNNGGMLFL; encoded by the exons ATGCCACAGAACTTCTATATGGTGGGGAGGGACAAAAACAGAACCTTTTGGAGGGTGCTAAAGATTGACAGACTTGAGCCATGTGAACTAAATATTCTTGAAGATTCTACAATGTACACGGAAAGTGAATGCTTTGATCTACTAAGGCAGATACATGAGGGAAATAGATCTACCGGCGGTCTCAAATTTGTCACCATCTGTTATGGAATAGTTG gattcattaaatttttgggaCCCCATTACATGTTGCTGATTACTAAAAGAAGGAAGCTCGGTACCATCTGTGGCCAGACAATATATGCCATTGCAAAAAGCGAGATGATTCCTATTCCAAATCCTACTGTGCTGTCCAAAATGACTAATTCTAAGAATGAGAACAG ATACAAGAAACTCCTATGCACAGTGGACCTTACAAAGGACTTCTTTTTCAGCTACTCATACAATATCATGCATAGTCTTCAAAAGAATCTGTGTCAGAATGAGACTGGACAAGGTCACTACGAAACAATGTTTGTTTGGAATGAGTTCCTAACTCAAGGAATCCAGAATAACCTGAAGAATACTCTTTGGACGGTTGCATTAGTATATGGCTTCTTTAAACAG GTCAAGCTTTCGGTATCTGGCAGGGACTTTAAGTTGACTCTCATTGCCAGGCGCTCGCGTCATTATGCTGGCACGAG ATATTTGAAACGTGGTGTGAATGAGAAGGGTCGAGTGGCTAATGATGTTGAGACGGAACAGATTCTGTTTGAAGACGTTCCTGAAGGATGTCCTGTGCATATTAGTTCTGTTGTACAAAATCGGGGTTCGATCCCACTCTTCTGGTCCCAGGAAACTTCGCGATTGAATCTTAAACCAAATATTTTAT TATCAAAGAAGGACCAAAATTATGAGGCAACGAGACTTCATTTTGAAAATCTAGTAAAGAGATATGGAAATCCtataattatattgaatttgataaag ACACGTGAGAAGAAACCTCGAGAAGCTATTTTACGTGCAGAGTTTGCAGATGCCatcaaatatataaacaaaggTTTATCCCAGGAAAATCGACTGAGGTTTCTTCACTGGGATCTACACGAACACTCGAGAAA cAAAGCTATCAATGTGTTGGCACTTTTGGGCAGAGTGGCTGCATATGCATTGAACTTAACTGGCATCTTTTACTGTCCAGCAGTCGCAAATTTTTTCTATAAGGAACTGCCAAACTCATCTTACGTTGA GAAAAGTGATTGTGACTTCTCTCAAAACCTTACCAGTAAAGACAAGGCTGCAGGAAACTTGGAGTCAGAAGTTACGAGTGCCGTTGGTGATGCAAGTGGAAATCACAGTATCAAAGGCCTTTTGTTTCAGAATGGGGTCTTGAGAACCAATTGTATAGACTGTCTGGATCGCACAAATGTTGCTCAATATGCCTATGGCTTGATGGCTCTTGGACGTCAGCTACATGTTTTAGGATTTATAGAATCCCCAGATATAGATCTGGACAATCCATTGGCGGAGGACTTAATGAGAGTTTACGAGACTATGGGTGACACACTCGCACTGCAGTATGGTGGGTCCGCTGCCCATAACAAG ATATTTTCTGAGAGTAGAGGTCAGTGGAAAGCAGCCACTCAATCCCAGGAGTTTTTGAGAACGTTGCAGCGTTACTACAGTAATGCTTACATGGATGCTGAGAAACAAGATGCCATCAACAT GTTCTTGGGTCACTTTCAGCCACAAAAGGGTAAACCTGCACTATGGGAATTGGATTCAGACCAACATTACAATGTAGGCGCACTAGGTCCTAATTTTGATGATGAGAATTCTAG GTTATCATTAAAGAGATCACATTCTGAGGGAAATCTTCAATCTGATAGTGATACACTTGTGGGTGAGACAATTGCGGACCACAGTAAGCCTTTACTCGCTAAGGGACAAGGAGTTGACAATGGTCTTTCAGAGTCCACTCCAGAGAGATCAAGTTGTGAAAGTGAATTATCCTATTCAAG GTATACTCCCTTAATGGCTAGCAGAAGGCTTTTTGGAGAATTGGAAATTGATCCATTTTTTGAAAGGGAAGAAATATGTTATGATGAACATGGGGATGCATGTAGCTGCTCAAATTTTCTTGATATGGACTGGCTCTCTTCATCTGGGAATTCATGCgaagaaaatatatatgacaG GTCTACTGCTGGCCCATCTTCTGAGAATCTGGAGAATGAACTAAAAACGGAGACCACTACATCCTCGAGTGAGTCTGGATCCAGTTTAAAG GGAAGAAATCAAACTGGGAATGAGCAGCTTCCGAATGAAATTTCGGATGGATACTCTGAGAACTTTTTGCACTGGGTAAATAATGGAGGGATGCTGTTCCTCTGA
- the LOC120003835 gene encoding phosphoinositide phosphatase SAC2-like isoform X2 has translation MASGTMIPAESEQNSYYLQKFRLYETRSNFYMVGRDKNRTFWRVLKIDRLEPCELNILEDSTMYTESECFDLLRQIHEGNRSTGGLKFVTICYGIVGFIKFLGPHYMLLITKRRKLGTICGQTIYAIAKSEMIPIPNPTVLSKMTNSKNENSYSYNIMHSLQKNLCQNETGQGHYETMFVWNEFLTQGIQNNLKNTLWTVALVYGFFKQVKLSVSGRDFKLTLIARRSRHYAGTRYLKRGVNEKGRVANDVETEQILFEDVPEGCPVHISSVVQNRGSIPLFWSQETSRLNLKPNILLSKKDQNYEATRLHFENLVKRYGNPIIILNLIKTREKKPREAILRAEFADAIKYINKGLSQENRLRFLHWDLHEHSRNKAINVLALLGRVAAYALNLTGIFYCPAVANFFYKELPNSSYVEKSDCDFSQNLTSKDKAAGNLESEVTSAVGDASGNHSIKGLLFQNGVLRTNCIDCLDRTNVAQYAYGLMALGRQLHVLGFIESPDIDLDNPLAEDLMRVYETMGDTLALQYGGSAAHNKIFSESRGQWKAATQSQEFLRTLQRYYSNAYMDAEKQDAINMFLGHFQPQKGKPALWELDSDQHYNVGALGPNFDDENSRLSLKRSHSEGNLQSDSDTLVGETIADHSKPLLAKGQGVDNGLSESTPERSSCESELSYSRYTPLMASRRLFGELEIDPFFEREEICYDEHGDACSCSNFLDMDWLSSSGNSCEENIYDRSTAGPSSENLENELKTETTTSSSESGSSLKGRNQTGNEQLPNEISDGYSENFLHWVNNGGMLFL, from the exons ATGGCATCTGGAACTATGATTCCTGCAGAATCCGAACAGAATTCTTACTACCTTCAGAAGTTCAGGCTCTACGAGACTCGCTCG AACTTCTATATGGTGGGGAGGGACAAAAACAGAACCTTTTGGAGGGTGCTAAAGATTGACAGACTTGAGCCATGTGAACTAAATATTCTTGAAGATTCTACAATGTACACGGAAAGTGAATGCTTTGATCTACTAAGGCAGATACATGAGGGAAATAGATCTACCGGCGGTCTCAAATTTGTCACCATCTGTTATGGAATAGTTG gattcattaaatttttgggaCCCCATTACATGTTGCTGATTACTAAAAGAAGGAAGCTCGGTACCATCTGTGGCCAGACAATATATGCCATTGCAAAAAGCGAGATGATTCCTATTCCAAATCCTACTGTGCTGTCCAAAATGACTAATTCTAAGAATGAGAACAG CTACTCATACAATATCATGCATAGTCTTCAAAAGAATCTGTGTCAGAATGAGACTGGACAAGGTCACTACGAAACAATGTTTGTTTGGAATGAGTTCCTAACTCAAGGAATCCAGAATAACCTGAAGAATACTCTTTGGACGGTTGCATTAGTATATGGCTTCTTTAAACAG GTCAAGCTTTCGGTATCTGGCAGGGACTTTAAGTTGACTCTCATTGCCAGGCGCTCGCGTCATTATGCTGGCACGAG ATATTTGAAACGTGGTGTGAATGAGAAGGGTCGAGTGGCTAATGATGTTGAGACGGAACAGATTCTGTTTGAAGACGTTCCTGAAGGATGTCCTGTGCATATTAGTTCTGTTGTACAAAATCGGGGTTCGATCCCACTCTTCTGGTCCCAGGAAACTTCGCGATTGAATCTTAAACCAAATATTTTAT TATCAAAGAAGGACCAAAATTATGAGGCAACGAGACTTCATTTTGAAAATCTAGTAAAGAGATATGGAAATCCtataattatattgaatttgataaag ACACGTGAGAAGAAACCTCGAGAAGCTATTTTACGTGCAGAGTTTGCAGATGCCatcaaatatataaacaaaggTTTATCCCAGGAAAATCGACTGAGGTTTCTTCACTGGGATCTACACGAACACTCGAGAAA cAAAGCTATCAATGTGTTGGCACTTTTGGGCAGAGTGGCTGCATATGCATTGAACTTAACTGGCATCTTTTACTGTCCAGCAGTCGCAAATTTTTTCTATAAGGAACTGCCAAACTCATCTTACGTTGA GAAAAGTGATTGTGACTTCTCTCAAAACCTTACCAGTAAAGACAAGGCTGCAGGAAACTTGGAGTCAGAAGTTACGAGTGCCGTTGGTGATGCAAGTGGAAATCACAGTATCAAAGGCCTTTTGTTTCAGAATGGGGTCTTGAGAACCAATTGTATAGACTGTCTGGATCGCACAAATGTTGCTCAATATGCCTATGGCTTGATGGCTCTTGGACGTCAGCTACATGTTTTAGGATTTATAGAATCCCCAGATATAGATCTGGACAATCCATTGGCGGAGGACTTAATGAGAGTTTACGAGACTATGGGTGACACACTCGCACTGCAGTATGGTGGGTCCGCTGCCCATAACAAG ATATTTTCTGAGAGTAGAGGTCAGTGGAAAGCAGCCACTCAATCCCAGGAGTTTTTGAGAACGTTGCAGCGTTACTACAGTAATGCTTACATGGATGCTGAGAAACAAGATGCCATCAACAT GTTCTTGGGTCACTTTCAGCCACAAAAGGGTAAACCTGCACTATGGGAATTGGATTCAGACCAACATTACAATGTAGGCGCACTAGGTCCTAATTTTGATGATGAGAATTCTAG GTTATCATTAAAGAGATCACATTCTGAGGGAAATCTTCAATCTGATAGTGATACACTTGTGGGTGAGACAATTGCGGACCACAGTAAGCCTTTACTCGCTAAGGGACAAGGAGTTGACAATGGTCTTTCAGAGTCCACTCCAGAGAGATCAAGTTGTGAAAGTGAATTATCCTATTCAAG GTATACTCCCTTAATGGCTAGCAGAAGGCTTTTTGGAGAATTGGAAATTGATCCATTTTTTGAAAGGGAAGAAATATGTTATGATGAACATGGGGATGCATGTAGCTGCTCAAATTTTCTTGATATGGACTGGCTCTCTTCATCTGGGAATTCATGCgaagaaaatatatatgacaG GTCTACTGCTGGCCCATCTTCTGAGAATCTGGAGAATGAACTAAAAACGGAGACCACTACATCCTCGAGTGAGTCTGGATCCAGTTTAAAG GGAAGAAATCAAACTGGGAATGAGCAGCTTCCGAATGAAATTTCGGATGGATACTCTGAGAACTTTTTGCACTGGGTAAATAATGGAGGGATGCTGTTCCTCTGA
- the LOC120003835 gene encoding phosphoinositide phosphatase SAC2-like isoform X4 — protein MHSLQKNLCQNETGQGHYETMFVWNEFLTQGIQNNLKNTLWTVALVYGFFKQVKLSVSGRDFKLTLIARRSRHYAGTRYLKRGVNEKGRVANDVETEQILFEDVPEGCPVHISSVVQNRGSIPLFWSQETSRLNLKPNILLSKKDQNYEATRLHFENLVKRYGNPIIILNLIKTREKKPREAILRAEFADAIKYINKGLSQENRLRFLHWDLHEHSRNKAINVLALLGRVAAYALNLTGIFYCPAVANFFYKELPNSSYVEKSDCDFSQNLTSKDKAAGNLESEVTSAVGDASGNHSIKGLLFQNGVLRTNCIDCLDRTNVAQYAYGLMALGRQLHVLGFIESPDIDLDNPLAEDLMRVYETMGDTLALQYGGSAAHNKIFSESRGQWKAATQSQEFLRTLQRYYSNAYMDAEKQDAINMFLGHFQPQKGKPALWELDSDQHYNVGALGPNFDDENSRLSLKRSHSEGNLQSDSDTLVGETIADHSKPLLAKGQGVDNGLSESTPERSSCESELSYSRYTPLMASRRLFGELEIDPFFEREEICYDEHGDACSCSNFLDMDWLSSSGNSCEENIYDRSTAGPSSENLENELKTETTTSSSESGSSLKGRNQTGNEQLPNEISDGYSENFLHWVNNGGMLFL, from the exons ATGCATAGTCTTCAAAAGAATCTGTGTCAGAATGAGACTGGACAAGGTCACTACGAAACAATGTTTGTTTGGAATGAGTTCCTAACTCAAGGAATCCAGAATAACCTGAAGAATACTCTTTGGACGGTTGCATTAGTATATGGCTTCTTTAAACAG GTCAAGCTTTCGGTATCTGGCAGGGACTTTAAGTTGACTCTCATTGCCAGGCGCTCGCGTCATTATGCTGGCACGAG ATATTTGAAACGTGGTGTGAATGAGAAGGGTCGAGTGGCTAATGATGTTGAGACGGAACAGATTCTGTTTGAAGACGTTCCTGAAGGATGTCCTGTGCATATTAGTTCTGTTGTACAAAATCGGGGTTCGATCCCACTCTTCTGGTCCCAGGAAACTTCGCGATTGAATCTTAAACCAAATATTTTAT TATCAAAGAAGGACCAAAATTATGAGGCAACGAGACTTCATTTTGAAAATCTAGTAAAGAGATATGGAAATCCtataattatattgaatttgataaag ACACGTGAGAAGAAACCTCGAGAAGCTATTTTACGTGCAGAGTTTGCAGATGCCatcaaatatataaacaaaggTTTATCCCAGGAAAATCGACTGAGGTTTCTTCACTGGGATCTACACGAACACTCGAGAAA cAAAGCTATCAATGTGTTGGCACTTTTGGGCAGAGTGGCTGCATATGCATTGAACTTAACTGGCATCTTTTACTGTCCAGCAGTCGCAAATTTTTTCTATAAGGAACTGCCAAACTCATCTTACGTTGA GAAAAGTGATTGTGACTTCTCTCAAAACCTTACCAGTAAAGACAAGGCTGCAGGAAACTTGGAGTCAGAAGTTACGAGTGCCGTTGGTGATGCAAGTGGAAATCACAGTATCAAAGGCCTTTTGTTTCAGAATGGGGTCTTGAGAACCAATTGTATAGACTGTCTGGATCGCACAAATGTTGCTCAATATGCCTATGGCTTGATGGCTCTTGGACGTCAGCTACATGTTTTAGGATTTATAGAATCCCCAGATATAGATCTGGACAATCCATTGGCGGAGGACTTAATGAGAGTTTACGAGACTATGGGTGACACACTCGCACTGCAGTATGGTGGGTCCGCTGCCCATAACAAG ATATTTTCTGAGAGTAGAGGTCAGTGGAAAGCAGCCACTCAATCCCAGGAGTTTTTGAGAACGTTGCAGCGTTACTACAGTAATGCTTACATGGATGCTGAGAAACAAGATGCCATCAACAT GTTCTTGGGTCACTTTCAGCCACAAAAGGGTAAACCTGCACTATGGGAATTGGATTCAGACCAACATTACAATGTAGGCGCACTAGGTCCTAATTTTGATGATGAGAATTCTAG GTTATCATTAAAGAGATCACATTCTGAGGGAAATCTTCAATCTGATAGTGATACACTTGTGGGTGAGACAATTGCGGACCACAGTAAGCCTTTACTCGCTAAGGGACAAGGAGTTGACAATGGTCTTTCAGAGTCCACTCCAGAGAGATCAAGTTGTGAAAGTGAATTATCCTATTCAAG GTATACTCCCTTAATGGCTAGCAGAAGGCTTTTTGGAGAATTGGAAATTGATCCATTTTTTGAAAGGGAAGAAATATGTTATGATGAACATGGGGATGCATGTAGCTGCTCAAATTTTCTTGATATGGACTGGCTCTCTTCATCTGGGAATTCATGCgaagaaaatatatatgacaG GTCTACTGCTGGCCCATCTTCTGAGAATCTGGAGAATGAACTAAAAACGGAGACCACTACATCCTCGAGTGAGTCTGGATCCAGTTTAAAG GGAAGAAATCAAACTGGGAATGAGCAGCTTCCGAATGAAATTTCGGATGGATACTCTGAGAACTTTTTGCACTGGGTAAATAATGGAGGGATGCTGTTCCTCTGA